The Corythoichthys intestinalis isolate RoL2023-P3 chromosome 1, ASM3026506v1, whole genome shotgun sequence genomic interval agttaccattcgacagtgatTAGCCACTAAATATTcagtgaaccgatagtagagatagaattcggctatcgcgagcacaagaatcggcttctaatgcctagttcaatgcactgctaaatatgataatttagcttttacttcacatgctgctctttcagtgaatgacacaagtgcgcgccattcaccacacagcgcacacttagatcgagaccgcacacatgatataatatggacaagcactactcacagtcgtggttgccacaagttacttcccatgcatttcggcagaaccactactagtcgccgtcattacccgatcgtcacgggcgtgtcataacaacgcgagagttaacgaaaccactgtaacaCAAGctgcgtagcgttttcttcacagcccaaaacgaaaacgaaactagtagtggcaacgaagcaacatgctaaaacaatggacaatgTGATCACCGACGGCAGCAACGTGctgtgattgattttcaacgcacccaggaaaacaaaagtcagacTTTGAAGtaatgaaggcagccagatctgttcgcatgggacagagcttgtgtgaagtgtggagcggtacagaaattgtgagttttaaccctgaaaaataacccactacaatgctggaaagggcggcatattgtttccacgaaacgcagtctgcttaaacatgaacatgtggattagttgatcttcctcaagaaaaatctgcccttcaaaaaagatatggacagtcattagcaataaaaaatgaggaagcacaggcataagtgaatgactttgctgtgtaataggttaaagtaatgattattgacctgtctaaaatgccatgtttttattcccccaattataccagtcgtaaagcataatttattatttatttatgataaaactagcaggtttaattatttttttcaagagctgctgcatataattaattttttttgtttgtaagatgtttacattgaaagtttgcacttaaattacttacctcttgtgttaaaaacaccatgaaatacagtaattgaattactgcactttattgttgtctgtcactggagttttattttattatcaatcccatccaacaaaatgacggtcatatagtaagccttatttattttctcattaaaaaaataaataaataaataaaacgtaacattggtatgaaattttgttaattttgctattaaaaaatgtggtctttttatatttttaaaatactgtacgaacacacacaacaaatgtttactatcgtatcgttttcactctgtatcgaaccgtatcgttcttaaactgtatcgaatcgtatcgaatcgctcggccttagaaatgtatcattttttaatcgaatcgtaacctgtgtatctagatacatatcgaatcggcttcatgccagagattcccaaccctacttattttacggcgcgACCCGGACGAAAACTGGTCTCGCGATTGGCTGATGATGACCACGGAAGCAAAACAggcttttaaaatggaaataTCTCTGCTTAACCGTTGAGATCGATTTTAGAAGCATTTACAAAAAACGTGTTTCTTGCATGTAGATTTAAATAATATAGCCATTTCAGGAACAGTTGAAATCTTACATTGTACACTTTTAAAACAAGTGAGCGAAGACGACTAAAACGCATCCTGTGCCTTGGCTAGCGAGCTAAGCTAAACAAAACTTAAGTAATGCACTCCTGGGGAGCTTCGACATCATGCCAAATGACTTTCACGAAGCTTTAAGTTGGGACTTTTTAATGCACTGAATTCTTATTTGGATACTTACCCGATGAGAATGCTTTGGAGGAGCTCGTTTGGTTAAGAGAACACGAAAGAACTGCAAGTAGTGTGGCGAGGGTACACGGACGTTGGGTCaagtgaaccggaagtagaaacCTTCAGGTGCTGACACGTCAGTGTAAAATGTTGAAGCGTTCTGAACTAAAACTACGATTTTGAAGGCTCAGAACTTTGTCCATATATGTATACGCAGTAGTGAAAGGGGCTAGAATGTATTGCCGGATTATTATTTGGGAGGGGGTTCAAAGCTTCAAACctccaaaaacaacagaaatgcaaaaaaaaaaaaaaaaactgcttttggcagttaTACCTATGAAACACAAaaggttttacacatgcattaggctactgcattacattTACTGTAACAAGGAACACAAGAGAAATTGATTTTCgtccaaaattgtattttttcgaaTAATCTGcaaaataacagtaaacaaaaacCATACAGTAACCCAAACCTCCacatcctaatttttattttccctcatttgctcgcatctaaatgcaaaacctcaattttgatTACTTAATAACATAGGAcgtacatgaaaagtaacgatattgtaaacatttacttatgatttttttaaatagaaaaaagtatcatacattaacaaaaataaatacaaatgattTACataatgcacagtgaaatgaaatatattttgaagacaagGCAAATATTGACTTTTACATTATAAGAAAATAAGTAGCCAAACATAGGTAAGTAAACAAAAATCAATCCAACGTGCACATTCACTACATTGccaaatttatcacatttcaGAAAGGCATTTCTCGACCTCAATTCAGTAAAGCATTTTGCTTAAAACCATATTGTGTTCTACAGTGTAACACAACAGTGAGTACACCACTCGCatatctgcagatatttaagtataatttttcatgggacaacagtgacgaaatgacactttgagacAATAAAaactagtctgtgtgcagcttatataatagtttatttttccctcaacataactcaaaatatagccattaatatctgaacctctggcaacaaaagtgagtacaccccattgaaaaaacgtacatctttaaatgtccaaattgtgtactgcttttcattttccctccaaaatgtcaagtgaattgttacaggagtgctgtcagcattgctgcagagattgtcagcctgttggtgctcagaccatacgccgcactctacatcaaattggtgtgcatggctatcactccaggaggaagcctcttctgaagacgatacacaagaaagccctcaaacaatttgctgaaaacatgtcaacaaagcacatgggttactggaaccatatcctatggtctgatgagacaggcgggctttcttgtcgttgtacttcctgtagtttttttgtgtggcagggttcctgccaaccTCCTCAAATTTAACTACGGTTTGTGAAAACGATACAGACCCACTCAAGatttaaaagaggtgtcattcaactacttgtcagtcgacatatcatgaaattattcattatccAGTGTGGCTTGTTGCGTGCGACACCAAATGGCTCTTCTGAGTGAAACTTTGATGacaaagtgagcaggcaaaagcTTTCTCTCCAGTGTGCATTCTTGCGTGTCTGCTTAAAGATCTCTTCTCTGCAAATCTTTGATGACAAACtaagcaggcaaaaggtttctctccagtgtgagTTCTTGCGTGTCTGCTTAAAGTTCCCTTCTGACAGAATCTTTGATGACAaattgagcaggcaaaaggtttttctccagtgtgcgtTCTTGCGTGTCTGTTTAAAGTTCCCTTATCTCTGaatcttttatcacaaactgagcaggcaaatggcttttctccagtgtgcgtTTTTGCGTGTATGCTTAAAGTTCCCTTCTGACTGAATCTTTGATGacaaagtgagcaggcaaatggcttttctccagtgtgtgttttcGCGTGTCTGTTTAAAGTTCCCTTCtctgtgaatcttttaccacaaactgagcaggggaAAGGCTTCCCTCCAGTGCGAGTTGCAGTATGAGTTCTTGTGTGTTGGGTTAAATTTCTGTTTTCGGTGAATCTTTTACAACAaactgtgcagacaaaaggcttctctccagtgtggtaTTTTGCGTGTCTGTTTAAAGTTCCCTTAtctgtgaatcttttaccacaaactgagcaggggaaaggcttctctccagtgtgtgtttgcACGTGTCTCTTTAAATTTGTCTTCACGCTGAATCTTCTACCACaatatgtgcagacaaaaggcttttctccggtGTGTGTCAGCATATGCTGTTCTAAATGAGTCTTCTGAGAACAACTTTTGTCACAAAGTGAGCAGGGAAAAGCTTTCCTCACCGCGCCTTTTtgactgtcttttttcaatgaTGACTTGTTTGAGGATTTCAAAGCATTTAGGTCAAAGTCATCCTCCTCCTCatctgtgttaaagtcagaagAACGTGATGTTAGGTCGTCGCTGTCCGAAAGTGGAGCTAATAGGCCCTCCGGTTGCAATCGTCCCTCTCCTTTTGTTGTCAGGTGTTGAAATGAGCTGTCGCTCAAATGTTTCGCTGCTCCACTCGGACCTTCATCTTCTTCACTCTTTACACTGACAGTCTTTGGAAACTTGGAGATTTCATCATcctgttcttcttctttaatgtGGGGAGTCTCTGGctccgcctcctgtttgatGTACGGCATCTCTGACTCCTCCTCCTTTTTAACACGAGTGTGATCGCACATTCCTGGGTGAATATCTTCAGTCTTGTCAGTGGTACActggatgaaaaaaatatataaatattaataaCATGATTTTATAAAGTCGTGATCTTGCCGTGATTTTCATGTTGAAATTTTTTACCGACATGAAGAACCCTTTTGCTCTCGATACATACAATTTATTCTGTAAACCCAACCCCTTTAATCGAGTCTTTCACTGCCTTTGATGATGATAGATAGAATtgctaactcattggctgccattggtggcattagacgtccaattcattttgaccagGAGGGGTGAATGAATTCACGTCTAgcaacgtcaatggcactgaatgatGAGCAGACAGTCCTGCTGGTTTAACCATTTACACTCTGCACTGTACAACTGGGGACGCCGGCGCCCCCTTGAGTTCTGTGGGCCATAGCGtctgttgtacttgttataaagAGGTCCTTTTTggccagtatatacagtggtacaagaggtgtgcaaaatttccgattcttagattcttcgcgattcggccgtggaagattcgagaacgattcacaaacatccaatttccgattattgaaatatgccaagtaaagcggaagtacaacacactcagcgcgccgcgcggtctttgggacggaacggagcggagcggagcgagagtagctaaacatcatgcttctcattacccggcccctcgggtaatgccaatgctcaactcacggctctagctcaactcatgccacgagataaaaaaacacaaaaacatacctgactgctgccgaaaagctgctacaaagtacatccactcaatgttacggtagatatcatttatgtaggactagatgcaatatagattcggtagagttggcagcacatctacaaaaagctagatgcgggcgttagtaaacggccgccattttaaagcagtacacttccctgcaaggctgttgtagcgaaccttccaagcaaacctaattaactttttatctaaaatactcctaaatcggtaaaatattgacttgaatctatctttaaaatagttttaaaactttcacatgtcgaaagtagacaaaagggaaattatggaataacaggagtaattttaacaactttaacggttgattcacaacattaaattaattgaatgtagtttaaagctgctgatacagaatggggactggagttttttatttactgttatttttgtatatttgtttactgctatatgttaacttgatactgaaatagtagtttggtttagcctgggagtatttttgaacaattttggaactaatgtacaaaacattaacaaaaaaaaaaaaaaaaaagggaaggggggggtgcatcaataatcgttttataatcgaatcggagcctctgaatcgtaatcgtaatcgaatcgttaggtgcccaaagattcccagctctaagtggtaccttgacatatgatcgcttcgacacacaatctttttgacatctgacgtaaaatttgaatcGCCATTTGTGTGTACAtcagacgacatgctcgaactaCGATGATTTATGACTGCGCcggagtttctttgttttgccgcaagcacggcggattttcttgtgagagaaatcaatacgggttccaagaaggttagtggaggtggtgaaaaaaaggaaaaaggtgacgcttaccattgaaatgaacatGGAAAtgctagaaaaatatgagcatgttaCGCGCATCATTGAACTGGATCGAAAATACGGCCTTAGAATGTGTaccatctcgacggtcctcctccgacctcctttCACCAgtcttttttgacaatttttgacattaggcaacatggcaaaatgtgtGTTTAGACGCTGTGGAAACAGAAAAAATGGGCAAAGTTCCCACAAATTTCcgatgaagaacgaggaacaatacaaagcagttacttgctgctggcaaCGACATAAAAcaatcagcggtgaaaaaaaagcGATGTAAGATCACTGCTCTGCTACTCTGCAGAGCTGCTGATTACAAATGTTGTTGTaaatactgcaattattgacatgaatTGGTAAGTATTTATAGctttatcctgaaaatatagcctACACTATTGATTGCTTGGGTCATCAATGATTTTCAtgggtgcatatgttgttttttattggcatgctaagtcagCCCAACTGACtcatgctagcttagccactctgaaggcctgaaactaacaaataactaactaacaaactacacggAATTTAATGAAATCAACTCTACCGACTAATTCAAccctcgctaactcgaagataaacctgatgtcaaaattctgaacttcccctttaaggtgACAAATATTATAACTATAACagcgcttcgtcaggtttttaatcagaatcagaacttgtgcaacacagcaCGCCTACGCagttgacgtcaacaacaaaacattaaagggaaagtaaaatctctaccgcacctttGTCACTCTGTCAGgtcagccacgcgatgcgttcaggtgcagcacgcaaaacacatccgctacATTGGAAACCAATTTGTTATATTATtagaggaattattattattccaattcttatttataatttatatgTTTTGCTATGTctgattgccatttgtaatattaccagcagtatttattaaggaataagtgtaggttttcgggctgtggaacaaattcatggaattataatgtattcttaatatgagaaaatcctgctcgacatatgactatttcgacttacaaacaaggtcctgggacgaattaacttcgtatgtaggggTACCACTGTGGAGGAACAGTAGCTCTTTCATTCAACACCAGATGGCAGCACTGTCGTAAGGTAACTCAAGGAGTTTTCCTGAGCTGACACTAAGTTCGTGATTTGAAGTTCGCTTCGGTGGCCGCCATCTTGTAGCCGCAATGTTTCAACTCACGTCCCTGCTAAAAGAATAAATTTTTCTCACAAATACATCGACAAAATGGCATCACAACGACAAGGCAGGGGTAGAAGAGGTGTAGGGCACCAGTAGAATTGCAGGTGAGTAGAAGCAGTGAATTATGCAGAGTCTGAAGATGAGTCCCCAGAACACAGACATGGATTTGAAGGAAGAGGATTTGATCAACAATGGCATTGATCCCCTCCAAGAaggtaataaaatgaaaaaatctaGTCATTATAATGAACAGACCCCCTCCagatttaaatgaaaatattattttcccCATTACATGTCAATAATGTCAATTGTTTACAAAATATTGTCAAAAATTGCAGTTTTTGGAATGTAATTacaagaggcgtgcgaaatttccgattcttagattattcgcgattcggccgtggaaaattcgagaacgattcacaaatatccaaattccgattattgaattataccaggtaaagcggaagtaaaacacagtcagtgcggtctttgggacgcaatgaggaatggaccgagagtaaatatcatgttcaactcatgctgctagataaaaaaacaatcatacctgactgcggccgacagccgctacaaacaacgcccagttgctagttgctacaaacatacggctacagtagatatcagatATAGcagatatatgtagaactagatgcaaaatgacagacgacgtcggtgttagaacatgtattattgaacagagatgcgaaatgactttccggcgtaagtagacagccgccatcttaacccCTTCTAGCCtagtgtatcacatttgatacactcagaatttcattattttgagactaatttagaattttgaaattcgaaaaaaaaaaaaaaaaaaaagatggattgatggatgcaagtcaacacatgaatctgcaggttccatgagaaaaaaaaaaatctggatttagctagggttacagatattagagcgcttattacacatattcattttgatttttctttttctacaaATTTGGAAAAAGTACCATTAGGACCTTATCTTTTGaagttttgggattctctgacaattgcttcatgttccaggcatgaaagggttaaagcagtagacctctcgagaaggctctgttgtaacgaactttattaactttttatctaaaatactcctaaatcagcagaatcttgtcttgaatctatctttaaatgatgaaatagttttaaaactttttgacaaaagtagacagaaaggaaattatggaataacgggagcaattttaacaactgtaacagttcattcacaacattaaattaattgaatgttgtctaaagctgctgatacagaatggggactggagtttttttatttactgttatttttgtatatttgtttactgttatatgttaacttgatactgaaatagtagtttggtttagcctgagaggatttttgaacaattttggaactaatgtacaaaacataaaaaaaaattttaaaaaggaggggggtgcatcaataatcgttttataatcgaatcggggcctctgaatcgtaatcgaatcgttaggtgcccaaagattcccagctcgaccgcctactgcccatagttagctggaattggctccagcacccagtgaccctcgtgagggtaAGCGActaggaaaatgaatgaatgaataattatgaAGAAACTctacactattcaaactaggaactattttctccaccagagggcactaagGCTGTTTCGAcgaatgatggttcatttatttaatcattttctCTAGTCGGAATTTAGTGattgtttttgtatttctttagcttaatgtggttatgtaataggtgaTTATACAGTATTATTAAAACAACAGTtcattatagaccctactcaccaacgtcacagaatgacgtgtcgctgtatccggccgccatattgtccgtattttttagacctattctcattgttttcaattagtcgtgcaagttatagagcaattcatggaagccccggtgctttcagacgctgtaaactcattggatgcgttgcacaaaagccgttatgtggaaaagcttcagtctatccattcgccagatccatatttgatgcctaaatcgatatttttcgacccgctgtcttcgccctctctgcctgacatctgctaccctgatatctacaactatgttgtccacacaaaatcagcgtattctcacgaaagtttgaaaaactttaaagagcagtctaagcaacattaccccgtgtgaccctttacttccaattttctaaaatggcgacaatcaataaaaaaaaaaagttgactgcgatgaccgacgcttcaaggataggtggatattggactatttcttcaataaaacacacaacaactgtgtctgcctcatttgcaaagagacagtcgctgttttcaaggagttcgatgtgacgcaattttaccaaacaagacacgctgacatttacgacaacattacagggaagatacgcagcgagaaattatagcaacttgaagctagtttaatttcacagcagcagtatttcgcaagagcccgagtgtcgaaatagaacgccacaaagacgagattattgaaattatgaattaaaaaaaataataaagcaaatgtgacacacaaaagggcttgctaaaatttgtttaaatatattgttctatgtaaaccagccaaggtagccccccacatttttaccacactaaatctggccccctttgcaaaaggtttggacacacctatttaactgatgatccgtggacgaggccagcttctttcacttggtaccagctaaattttattcaaaaaataatgatggtggaatttgaaactgtatgttgtcggcgattagcctcgcaatgatcttaattgtggttgtcagcccaaaacccactaaatatatattaaatgcatcttaccaaatataaaatgactactacataatctgtagtgatcgtttggtgcccagttttctcgtggaattgcagcagtccatctcactctcctctccgggtctctcggaatacggtagaatttcaagtctctccgtctatcttctctgttactgcaaccaactgccacacaagccttcaccattatgattattaatgttaacgagcagaaaaacacgccataataggaggaatttacgtagcggtaatgtgtcaacacgacgagtagacggacaacatggcgcggaggcgtggttgtgacgtcacatgagtagggtctataactttgtgctcaggaaattaaataccattgtttaaaaaacaagcaaaaaaactaatccaacaaaaatataagcagttactcacaatgttactcattaattctgtattcttttcacaaaatagtttggttttttttaactcactcTTTTACGAAgcacattttttggacgactacttttacttttgagtAATATCATTTTGTAGTAACGCTGGTACTACtacttgagtaaactttttggctactctacacaGCTCTGGAGGGAGGTCTACTTTTCCGAACGTATGAGAACACCGGCAAAGAAATATATCATTTGGTAATGCATTGACAGCATCCACAAAGACGATTTAATTGCTCCATCAATTTAAGTTCAATTACTCACTAAATGCTGTATATACACGCGTAATATCTGGCCGGTCAATGGAGCCACATGCTAAATAGCGTAGTACGACCACTTTGTGTCTTGTTCTTTTGAATCATTTGAGATTCGTAACATTTTTCGTCCGAGTGGTAGACATAACTCAAACTGTCGAAGTTGGCGCAGCCTTATTTTACGTTGCGTACAGAGCCGTGGCGACCCGGACGAAGACTGGCTTTTAAAATTGAAATGTCTCTGCTAAACCGTTGAGATCCGTTTAAGAAGCACTTACAAAAGAGTTTATTGCATGTCCATTTAAATATTATGGCCATTTCATCAACAATTGATGAAAATCTTACAATGTACACCTTTAAAACAAGTGAGCGAGGGCGACTCAAATGCATCCTGTGCCTTGGCTAGCGAGCTAAGCTAAACAAAACCTAAGTAATGCACGCCTGGGGAGCTTCTACATCAAGCCAAACGACTTCCACGAAGCTTTAAGTTGGGACTTTTTAGTGCACTGAATTATTATTTGGATACTTACCCGAAGAGAATGCTTTGGAGGAGCTCGTTGGGTTAAAAGATAACACGAAAGAACTGCAAGTAGTGTGGCAGGGTACACGGATGTTGCGTCAAGTGAAGTTagtgaaccggaagtagaaacGTTCAGGCGCTGAAACGTCAGTTTAACATGTTGAAGCGTTTGGAACCAAAGCTGCTTCACGTCACTTGACtacaaaaataattcaataaacACATCCGAATTGTAGTCACAACCATCAATAACTCAATTTTGAAGGCTCAGAACTTTGTCCATAAATGTATACGCAGGGGTTAAAGTGGCTAGAAGGtctggaactccctgacataaaggtcGCCAAGGAGCCGGGTGGTTCAAACCTCCAAAAACCacagaaaagcaaaaaaaataaactgcttttggcagttataccaataaaacacaaaaggtttcacacatgcattaggctactgcattacactctAACAAGGTTTATACGAGAAACGGATTTTTgtccaaaattgtattttttcaaataatctgCAAAATACCAGTAAACAAAAACCATACAgtgaccccaacctccatcccctaatttttattttcccctcatttcctcacatctaaatggaaaacctcaattttgataacttaataacatgggatgtacattaaaatagAAGATATTGTAATCATTTAGTTGTATATTATtcaatttcttttaaagaaaaaagtaacatacatgaacaaaaataagtacaaatgccttaccttcaaaatatattccatttcacttcaTTTCATTCTATTTCCATTTCATAATGTAATGCAACATTGACTTTTATATTATAAGGGAATAATTAAGTAGCCCTAATATAGGTAAATGAACAAAAGTCTTCATAAACTTCAATTTTGATTaataacataggatgtacattaaaatttaatacattgtaaacatttacttatatattatgttgttgttgtttttttaagaaaaaagtaacatacatgaacaaaaataagtacaaatgacttaccttcaaaatatattccatttcactgtgcataatgtaacgCAAACACTTTtatattataaggaaataatTAAGTAACCCTAACATAGGTAAATGAGCAAAAATAAGTCaaaagtgcacattaactatATTGCCACATTTCAGAAAAGCATTTCTCGACCTCAATGCAGTAAAAATTTTTGCTTAAAACCATATTGTGTTCTATCTCACTTATGTTTTACCACGAGAACTGCATGTCATGCTTCATGTATCATTTATGATATAAATTACATAACAtatatacaaatttttttttgtttaaaaaattatattttatgtTTAAGGACCGCATAAagctttcaaattaaaaatttgTGGTAGTGTCCTTTACATTAGATGTATGGTACTCTGTAGTGAAACTTTTAAAGATAGATAAAGAAATTGGTCTACTGAAATGGATATCATATGATGATAAATTCATGCCTGGATAACTGGATGACGGATTTAAGTTATGGACAGATAGAGGAATTACAGCTATAAGTAAAGTGGTGAAAAGGGGAGAAATAAAAAGTTTCCAAGaactaaaaaatacatacaatcTCACTAGGCATGtgtcggtatgagattttgatggtacgataaccgtgagcaaaaatacagcggtttcactgtatcacggtattgcaattataccgccaaaaaattttgagacgtatgggttaaaaaattattttttttccattgaacaagattttttttttttttttcagaacatagttgcaaattggaacattaatatattgttaaaaataaataaatcatcaatagaaaaaaatattttaaataaagttttaaataaatataacttatggACTATActtacagccacagctcaagttgctcaagattagagcaagaacaaaataatttctataaaaaagtaaaaacacttctgaataaaaattttaaaaaatttatactgcatgattttttttgagggtggaaaagctcaagtgaagtttcgccattttcagcaactc includes:
- the LOC130924496 gene encoding oocyte zinc finger protein XlCOF6.1-like, with the translated sequence MCDHTRVKKEEESEMPYIKQEAEPETPHIKEEEQDDEISKFPKTVSVKSEEDEGPSGAAKHLSDSSFQHLTTKGEGRLQPEGLLAPLSDSDDLTSRSSDFNTDEEEDDFDLNALKSSNKSSLKKDSQKGAVRKAFPCSLCDKSCSQKTHLEQHMLTHTGEKPFVCTYCGRRFSVKTNLKRHVQTHTGEKPFPCSVCGKRFTDKGTLNRHAKYHTGEKPFVCTVCCKRFTENRNLTQHTRTHTATRTGGKPFPCSVCGKRFTEKGTLNRHAKTHTGEKPFACSLCHQRFSQKGTLSIHAKTHTGEKPFACSVCDKRFRDKGTLNRHARTHTGEKPFACSICHQRFCQKGTLSRHARTHTGEKPFACLVCHQRFAEKRSLSRHARMHTGEKAFACSLCHQSFTQKSHLVSHATSHTG